The sequence below is a genomic window from Sulfuracidifex metallicus DSM 6482 = JCM 9184.
GGCAACACTCTCTCCAGGCTCTAACTTCAGCGAGTCCACCGCACCATATCCAGTAAGTCCAGCACAGCCTAGAACTGCGCCCTTCTTGAGATCGATCTCTGGAGGTGCCACTGTAAGAGCGTTCTCGCTTACCTCAGCGTACTCTGCGAACCCGCCACCTAAGAAGAACCTTAAAGGGGTTCCGTCCTTGAAGTGGAGTCTGGAAGTTCCATCCATCATAAGTCCCTTAAGTCTAGTAGCTGAAAATACCTCACAAACGTTCTCGTGACCTGACACACAGTTTCTACATTTACCGCATGGATGAACGAAAGCAGAGATTATCCTATCACCTGGCTTAACTCTAGTAACTCCTGGACCGACTTCCTCCACAATCCCCGCAATTTCATGTCCCGCTATTACTGGTGGAGGAACTGGAGTCGCACCGACGAAGACGTTAACGTCAGAATGGCACATTCCCGTGGCTTCAACCTTTATTCTAACTTCGCCCTCCTTAGGAGGATCTAGCTCGATGTTATCCATTACTTTTAGGGGTTCCTTGTATTTGAAGAGAACAGCAGCTTTCATACTAAGAAAAGGTTTAAACTAATTTAAATCTCTGATCTTTTCCACGTTCCTTTACCTTCATACCTCTAAGAGCTGAATTTCTTATTGACATGGTGAGTCTTTCAACATTTTGATAATCTTAAGAAAAAGAAGAGCTTCTCAAATATCTTTATATTCTTACAAGAAAAAGGAAATGGAAGCAACTATATTATTTTTGTACATTATATATGCATATAAATAAAATACACATTTCTAAGCTCAGTTATAGGTTATCTTGAATAAATATCTCTTCTTTAAACAAGGACATATATGAATAAAATGTAAACAACTTACCTGCATACTACGGCATTAAATAGATCCTTATATTTTACCTTGTAACCTAGAAATTCCATAGCCTCTTCGGCGAACTCGCCATATTTTTTCTTTATCTCTTGAACGTCCTTGCCGTTAAAGTCCTCATTCCTCATTGCCTCAAACAAAGACTTCCTTACTGCGAATGTCTTCAGGACTACGTAT
It includes:
- a CDS encoding zinc-binding dehydrogenase — translated: MKAAVLFKYKEPLKVMDNIELDPPKEGEVRIKVEATGMCHSDVNVFVGATPVPPPVIAGHEIAGIVEEVGPGVTRVKPGDRIISAFVHPCGKCRNCVSGHENVCEVFSATRLKGLMMDGTSRLHFKDGTPLRFFLGGGFAEYAEVSENALTVAPPEIDLKKGAVLGCAGLTGYGAVDSLKLEPGESVAVIGAGGVGLSAIQLLKAAGAGRIIAVGTKKWKLEKAMELGATDVVNSKETDAVKALKEMTNGGPDAIIEVAGVQDTIKMALDSVRLGGRVVLVGLPPATAEIPLRVATIVRNGIQVIGNYGGRPRVDMPRLMELVKNGKYDPTKLVTGTYHLEEINEAVESLERGEALRSIILPD